In the genome of Nocardia terpenica, one region contains:
- a CDS encoding DMT family transporter encodes MPGVLDMAGVASGGLALLSALLFALAASLQQGSARRAALEGAGGARWFAVVGIARTLVTNRRWLLGQGASATGFLCHAAALRLGALSMVQALLVVQLLFALPFAARRRRERLLRRDWIGTIAVCGGLVLLVAQGAPHGPVRSAALPFAGGGVVVAVIALVVAARLTRSPQLRAALTALASGCCVATTAVLVVIATSALPHPSWALLGIPLSTTIGAILTQEAFARGSLPTALTTMTITDPVLSYTAGLTLFATTVRPALLALALAAALIIGGVVVLANSPTLHDERRLASPDAAGHRLEADASA; translated from the coding sequence ATGCCGGGTGTGCTGGATATGGCCGGGGTGGCGAGTGGTGGGCTGGCGCTGCTGTCCGCCCTGCTGTTCGCGCTGGCCGCGTCGTTGCAGCAGGGCAGTGCTCGGCGGGCCGCGCTCGAGGGGGCGGGTGGTGCGCGGTGGTTCGCCGTGGTGGGCATCGCGCGCACGCTGGTGACGAATCGGCGCTGGTTGCTCGGACAGGGCGCCAGCGCGACGGGGTTTCTGTGTCATGCGGCGGCGTTGCGGCTCGGGGCGCTGTCGATGGTGCAGGCGCTGCTGGTGGTGCAGTTGCTGTTCGCGCTGCCGTTCGCGGCCCGGCGGCGTCGGGAGCGGCTGCTGCGGCGGGACTGGATCGGCACGATCGCGGTGTGCGGCGGGCTGGTGCTGCTGGTCGCCCAGGGCGCGCCGCACGGCCCGGTGCGATCGGCGGCGCTGCCGTTCGCCGGTGGCGGGGTGGTCGTCGCGGTGATCGCGCTGGTGGTGGCGGCGCGGCTGACTCGCTCGCCGCAGCTGCGCGCCGCCCTGACCGCCCTGGCCTCCGGCTGCTGCGTCGCCACCACCGCCGTCCTGGTCGTCATCGCCACATCCGCCCTGCCGCACCCGAGTTGGGCCCTGCTCGGCATCCCCCTGTCCACCACCATCGGCGCGATCCTCACCCAGGAGGCCTTCGCCCGCGGCTCCCTCCCCACCGCCCTCACCACCATGACCATCACCGACCCGGTCCTCAGCTACACGGCCGGACTCACCCTCTTCGCCACCACGGTCCGCCCCGCTCTCCTCGCGCTCGCCCTCGCGGCCGCGCTGATCATCGGAGGTGTTGTCGTACTGGCGAATTCGCCCACCCTGCACGACGAAAGGCGATTGGCCTCGCCGGACGC